The nucleotide window GAATTATTAAGAATTTTTTAAGAAGATTCAGTTATTTATTAAAAGAAAAACCCGATCTCAATGGATCAGGCTTTGCCTTCAAGGCTGAACTGATTGGTGATTTCAGATAATGACGTGGCCAGGCTATTCAGCTTCATGCCGATTTGATCAGTCGCTTCCATCTGGTCGACTTGGCCCTCACTTGCTACTAGCATTTCTTCTGCGCTTGCCAGGGTTTCCTGAGAGACGGAAAGGAAGCGGTCGGCTCCTTCAGCTAGTTGCGGAAGGGTGTTCTCAAGGTCTTTTAGTTCATTTTGCATAGAATGAATCCTGCTGCTCACGGCGGATATCCCGTTCATCAGTTCGTCGAAGGAAGTTTGTGAGCTGCTTGCCATCGATAAATTTGTATTGATTTTCGTGTGAATCTCATCAAATTCTGTGGTGGCACCTACCGTAATCTTCTCCATTTTTCCGATGGCCTGGGTAATTTCCTCAGCCGTTTTTGCGGATTGTTCGGCGAGACTGCCGACTTCATTGGCAACAACAGCAAAGCCTTTTCCAGCTTCCCCAGCCCGGGCTGCTTCAATCGAGGCATTGAGCGCGAGCAGTCTTGTCTGATCAGCAATCGCCTTTACCATGCCAACAAGTTTCGTAATCGAATGCGAGTATTCTTTTACCTGGCGGACTGTGCTGGCTAATTGTTTGAAGTCTGTTTCAAAAGAGTGAATCATTGTGATTAACTCCCTCAGGTTTTTTTCGCCGCTGGCCGCGGAAGTATTCATTGTGGCCGCACTGCTCAACACACTGTCCATATTCGTTACCATTGCTTCAATCATATCCTTCATATCAGTAAAGCTTCGAACGCTTGTCTCTGAGCTGGCTGCGGTTTGTTCTGCTCCCGTTTTGACAAGATGGATGGCTGCGACGAGCTGCTGACTGCTTGCCAGCGAGCTTTGGGAAGAATCCATCAGCGAATTGCCGGTATTGCTTAACTCTTTTGTCGTTGCAGACAGTTCCGTAACCATTTTCATCATCTGCTCAATCATGCTGTTGTAGCTTTTTTGCAAAGAGTTGATTTCCGGGATTGAGGTCCGTATGACGGGAGCGCTTTGCAGATGGCCATCGCGGACTTTTTTCATCGTATTCCGAAGCTCGTTCAAAGGCTTCGTCAGTTTTTTGACAAACAGACTGATCATGATCGTCGCTGCTAATAGACTTATTATGATGACGATGATCGTAAAATAGGCCATTTCGTTAACGGGTCCCATATATGTACTGGTAGGAATCACAATCACATAAATCCCGTTGATTTCTTTCATTTCATTAAAAGCAATCGTGTAGTCGTCTCCATTGAATTCGGAGTGGAGCACCCCGTTCCTGTATTTTTGGATGGATTGAATTTGCTTATCAGAAAAGGTAAATGCAGACTTTTTGCTTGCGTTGAAAGGAGCAGCTTTTCCTTCTCGAATATAAAAGAAATCTGAAACCATTCCATCATCCTTAAGAGTTTTCTGCTGTAAGCGGACATTGGCCTCAAGCTGTTGTTTGAAATATTCTTCGTCACTTACATACACAAACTTCAAATTCTCGGCTATGAATCCGATTAATTGCGCTTCTCTTCCAAGGCGGTGCTCGACCGTCTCAACAGCCATATCCCTTGCTTTCACATAGGAACTGACACCCACGGTGATGACCGAAACCATCAGCAGGGAGAGGAATAAGAACAGAAGGCGAGTGCCCAGGGTGAAAGATGAAAATCTTGTGGTAAACTTCAAAATCATTACCTCCAATTATGATACTATCGACCTATTAAATTTAGTATACCGACAGATTGTAAATTGAATGTTAAGGTTTTGTAAGGTTAATTTTTCTATTTTTGGAAGGGAATAATTCTTATTAAATTTATGGCATTATGAGGACAAATCCAGTGTTTTTTAGGCAATGGAAAGTAGAAATGATGAGTTTTCGTAAGTTTTTCGCAAGATTCCAATAATTATTGTGATTAAGCTTTCGTTCTATACTTAGTGTGTTATGATAGGGGCAATGGTTCGTGTAATAGACAGCCATCATAATTACATTCAGTTTCATCACCTAAACATTTACATAAAATTTTACGATGAGTCATCACAAATAATCTAACTCCCGTTGCTACGATTTGGGCAGGAGCGCGGAAAGCAGAGGGAGTGTTATACGATGAATGATGTAAAAGCAGTAATGGAACTGACGGACTATTCTCTTTTGGATGGTGTTTCGACAGGGATTTTAATTATTAATTCCCAACAGGAAATTATGTTTCTAAATAAGAGTTTAAGTGAAAAGCTTCATATAGAGCCAAGTATGCTAATCGGAAAAAACACATTAAGTCCATTTTTACAGATTCTTTCAGAAGATGAAGACGGTATGATGGATCAATTTTTATTTGATGAGGAGCTTTGTGAAACTCATTTGTTTCAATGCAGGGTCCGCAATGAAGAGACCATCAGGTTGTTTGAATTAAGCAAGAGTGTCGTTTGTGATACTCAGGGAGATTGGAAATATTCGATCATCACCATTTCAGATATGACGGCCACTTTAATGGACGAACCTCATTATAGAGAGGCTGAACACCGCTTCGATACATTGATTCAAGCCATGGATGAGCTGATTTTCACAGTCAATACAGATCATATCTATACTGGTTTGTATGGGAAGTGGATGGATCGTCATCATCCGGAAGGAAATAGAATTATCGGGAAACGAGTAGAAGATGTAGTGAGATTTACACCTGACTCCAAGCACAAAGCTGCCATGGATGCTGCTTTTAATGGTTCTTCCTATATTTATGAATGCGAGATGGAGATCAATGGCAAGTCAGTCGACTTTCACGTTTCTGTTTCTCCTATTAGAAATGATGACGGTACCATTCTCTCCATTCTTGGGGTTGCAAGGGATATCACGGCCGAGAACACCCTTAAAAAGGATCTGAAGGCAAGCCAGGATCTTTATCAGAAGCTGATTGAGCACTCTCCTGAAATGATTTTTGTCCAGCAGGATGAAAAAGTGGAATACATGAATCCCGCAGGCGTGAAATTGCTGAAAGGAGATTCAGCCTATGATTTTATTGGCAAATCTATTTATGACTTCATTCACCATGAATATCATGGAATAGTCAAACAGCGGATTGCTCAGCTTCATGTAAATAGAAATATTGGCGTTTTGGAAGAAAAGTTCATTTGCCTTGATGGTACGATCCTATTTTTGGAGGTTCATGCGACACAAATCTCTATGAATAATCAAACAGGCTCACTAGTATTTGCAAGAGATGTTTCATTAAGAAGGGAAGCAATCCAATCGTTCGTTCAAAGTGAGGAAAAGTTCAGGCAGCTCGCAGAAAATATAAGCGATATTTTCTGGATCAAAGACATTACATCAGAGTGTTTTACCTACATCAGTCCTGGTTTTGAGAAATTAATCGGGATCTCCCCACAAACTATCTCACATCATGATTTGTCACCCTTGGAGTCTTATAAAATCGAACAAGATAATATTGATAGTGCCGATGAAAACGGGAAGATGGTCTCTTATAATATTAAACTTCCAAATGGAGAGCGCCGCTGGATTAAGGAAAGAGTCTTTTATGTCAGGAATACTGACAGCCACATGACAAGGATTGCTGGCGTTGCAGAGGACATCACATATTTAAAAGAAAGAGAAGAGCTATTGCAAAAGCAAAAAAAGCTGTTGATGCTGCAAAACCTTGCAGCCGGTATCGCCCATGAGGTGCGAAACCCGCTTACAAGTATTAAAGGGTTCCTGCAATTGATGAATGATCGGATTCCTGATCATTATTATCAATTGATGGAATTAGAGATTCTTAATATTGAAAAGTTTATTGAGCAAATATTGCAGCTAGGCAAGAATGGGAATTCACAGTTGAATCCAGTCGTAATAGTCGACTTGCTGGAAGAAGCTGTCTATAAAAATCGGGATGCAGAATCCAGGTTAAGCCTGAATGCAACGGGATTGACACGAGAGACGAAGCTGCTTGGCAACGAACAGCAGATGATCGATATATTGAATAACTTAATTGAAAACGCAATGGATTCAATCGAAAATCTTCCATTTGCAAAAGTAGTAGTGGAAGCAGTCACCGAAAATGACTTAGTCCTTATAAATATCAAAGATAACGGAAAAGGAATCAGTCCCGAAAGACTGAAAACACTTGGAGAACCCCACTTTGCCAATCATGAAAAAGGAATCGGGCTTGGATGGATGATTTGCAAGAAATTAATCGAAGTCCATAAAGGACAGCTGACCATTCAAAGCAAACTCAACGAAGGTACAACCGTGACAATCACATTGCCAATTTTATAGAGGGCTGTAGAAGCACAAGGACGATTTTGTGCTTCTTTTTTATGGAATGGAGGCAAAAAAGCAATTGGTACAAATAACCAAATATTTATCCTAATCAGCTTATATGTTACCCTTAAATAGACAATACCTTTTTAGGGAGTGAGAAACCATGAGCGAACAAACACAAGTTGATTTTCTTCAAAAAATATCTGATAAGATTCTTTTAGAGAAACAACGGCTCATTAAACACAAAACTCAGCTGAATTCCCACCAAACATCAACCAGAATTGACTCCCAGCTACAAGAGTGGCGTGAGAATATCGTTGACATATATGCACTTTCTGTTGCGAGTGATTTAGAAACTACATTCGAAGTATTAAAGGAATGGGGGCGGGAAGCAGTAGATACGTTAGTGAACTACAACCTTCCGCTGGAGATTGCTCTCGATGAAGTCAGAGACTATAGAAACCTTATAGGACACATAATCAAGGATGAAGCGATTGAGCTTAATTTGCCAATAGCCGACTTTTATGAATTATTATCTGACTTTGATGCCGTAGTTGACCGCGCTGTACATTGGTTAAGCATATCCTACACACGAATGTTCTACACTCGAATTAATGTAGCAGAAGCCTCTGCGCTGGAATTGTCCATTCCAGTCATTAAAATTTCAGATAAGATTGGCGTACTCCCTATTATAGGGGATATAGATACCCAGAGAGCTCAAGAATTGATGAACAAAGCTCTGATGAAAAGCAGTGAATATTCATTGGAACATTTAATCATTGACCTCTCGGGTGTGCCGATTATTGATACCATGGTTGCTGACAGGATCTTCAAAGTAGTAAGAGCATTGTCACTGTTAGGAATAAATACAATACTCTCTGGTATTCGCCCAGAGATCGCGCAAACCATGGTTAATTTAGGCGTTAATGTTTCGGACATCCCGGTAACCTCGGACTTGCATATGGCTATGGAGAGGTTATTGAAAGTAAAGATTGCTTAAGTTTAAAATAGGCTCTCCTTGATCATTAATGATTAGGAGGGCTTTTGTTTTGGGGATTTGAGGCCGCATTAGGGTGTATTTAGGGGGTAAAGATACCCTTTGGGAAGGGTTCGTGGTCACATAAGGGTATCTTTTAGGGATAGAGATACCCTTTGGGAGGGATTTGAGGTCACATAAGGGTACCTTTCAGGGATAAAGATACCCTTTGGAAGCGGTATGAGGTCACATAAGGGTACCATTCAGGGGTAAAGGTACCCTTTGAGGTGAGTTTGAAGCCAGATAAGGGTATCATTCGGGGGTGAAAATACCCTTTGATGAGGCTTAGAGTTTACATAAGGACATCTTTCAGTAATGGGCACGCATCCGGCTTCTCATAATTCCGCATGTACTGGTTGTTTTGTAAATTGTAATAGAGAAGACAGAGACCAACCGTAAAGTGGAGAACAGACTCTTTATAAAGCCCCCAACTTAGTGGCAGAAAGTGCACCGGCTTTATTGGCAAACTCAGTATACTCCTTTAATTCAGCTTCATTGTTAGGGATACCATTGTCATGAAAACGGGATAGAAGGGCCGCCATGAACGCGTCACCGGCACCTGTTGTGTCAATCGCCTTTACCGGAATTCCAGGGACATGTACGATCCTATTTTTATGTATGGCGTATGCGCCGTCCTTTCCTCTAGTGACAAATAGGAAAGGGATCTTCAATTGTGCAATATACTCTAAACCGGTTTCAAGAGTGTCTGTTTCTGTTAAAAATTGCAATTCTTCTTCCGTCATTTTTACGATATCGGCTTTTTGAACAAAGGAAAGAATCGTTTCTCTGCACTGGCTCTCACCTTCCCATCGCTTCAGCCGGATATTGGTATCGAATGCAATGTTCAAATTTTCTTCTCTTGCATAGTGGATAGCCTGTTCCGTTGTTTTTCTGGCAATAGGGTGAAAAAGAGTGCCAGATCCAAAGTAAAATAGCTTACTTTTTTGAAAAGGGCCGTTATCAAGTTCCCCTGCAGTGATCCACTCATCAGGCGTTTCGTTCACATACGAGTGGAAATAACGTTCTCCCAGCTCGTTTAAGTAGATATAAACCGAGCAAATTTCTTTATTCGAATCATAAGAACAAAAAGAAAGATCAACCTTTTCCTTCGTTAATTCGCTCTCAACAAATTTACTGCTCTCATCCCTTCCCAATTTGCATAAATAATACGATGGAATGCCATGTCTGCTAACCCCGACTGCCACATTAACAGTGGCTCCCCCTAATAATCGCTGAAACGTTGTATTGGAGAAATCCGTTGCGATCAAATCAACGATTACTTCGCCCAGTGATATAATCCCGTGCTTTTTCAAAGTGCTGCTCCTTCCGTTCATAAAAGATTTATGAATAGTTTACCAGCTAATTAAGCTGCTTGGAAAGCGTGTGAGACATAGGGGACTGAGAACCGTCCGGTTGCCCCGGCGCAAACCGTCTCTGTGACCTATCCACAAGTCCTATCCTCCATAGTTTCTTAGTAGTATTTTCATGACCTATAGTATGTATTTTGCCCTTGCGTGAGAGGTAAAACAGAGGAGACTCACGTATTCTTTCCTTGAAACAAGATTTTTCGAGGAGGGTTATGTATAGATGAAAAAACGGAAGCTCGTGACGGCTGTATGTTCGACGCTGCTGGCTGGCCAGGTTTTGTTAACAAGCGGTATCCATGCTGATGAAGTAAAAGGCCCTGTGACCGCAGAGGGAATCCAAGAGGATCATGAGTCCCATCTGTATGATGTCCGAAATGTGGTAAACACTGTTCTGCCGAACCAGAATCAACTTGATGCGGCTAACAAACTGATTCAATCAATCGGTTCCGGAACGAAGATTAAGTGGAACAACCTGTTTGGCACCCCATCAACCGTTATTAAAGAAAATGGATATTTAACAGCTCCTTCTAATGAGAGCGCTGAGACGATTGCCCGCAACTGGTTAAAGGAAAATGCAGCGCTATATGGTCTTCAGCCCTCGGACATCGACTCATTTGTGGTAAGCAAAAATTTCGAAATGCCAGGAACTGGGTTGCGTCCCGTTACCCTCCAGCAGACATTTGATGGCATTGAGTCAGTGTACGGAGGGCGTGTGATCATCGCCGTCAATAAAGATGGCCAAATCCTTTCCGCAGCCGGAAATCTAAGCCGTAAAACAAGCCTGATTGCAGACTTCCAGCTTTCAGAAGCGGATGCGTTAAAGAAAGCAGTGGATCTGGAATTGCCAGGCGTAAGCTTTGTTTCAAAGCTGTTGCGTACGGAAAACGGCTGGGCCGTTTTTGATGGAGGAGAGGTACTGCCGGCTGAGCAGCGTGTGAAGAAGGCAACCTTTATAACGGAGGATGGTGTCCGGCCAGCGTTTCGGGTGCTTTTCATCAAGGAGCTGAATGAAGGCTTTGAGATGGTGATCGATGCCGCAAACGGCAAGCTTTTATATCAGCGTTCCTTAGTTGATTATCTACTTGAAACAGAGGGACTCATCTTTGAGAACTATCCTGGTGCGCCAGCTGGCGGAACACAGGTTGCGAAGTCATTTAAAGGAGATCCAAAGGCGTCACCAAAAGGCTGGCTCATTCCGGGCACAAGCCTGGGATTGACGACATTCGGAAACAATGCCAACTCGTATGCGAATTGGAGCAACTTTTTAGTCCCCGCGGATCAGGCTGTCCGTCCACTTGCATTAGATGGCGATTTTAGCTTCATATTTAAAAACGCCTGGCAAAAAACAAACGGGCAAACGACACCACCATCCTATGCCGAGGACTTAAACAGTGCAGCGACGAACTTGTTTTACCATCATAATCTGTTCCACGACTATTTCTATAATCTTGGATGGACAGAGGCGGCTGGCAACCTGCAGCTTTCCAACTTCGGAAAAGGCGGAGTGGACGGTGATGCAGTCTTGGGACTTGTTCAGGCAGGAGCGCTGTCAGGAGGGGAGCCAACATATACGGGGCGAGATAATGCCTACATGCTGACACTGCCAGATGGAATACCGGCTTGGAGTGGAATGTTCCTTTGGGAACCGATTCCAGGGTCATTTGAAGGGCAATATGCAGACGGAGATTTTGACGCCGGAATCATTTATCATGAATACGCCCATGCGTTGACGAATCGTTTCGTTGCCGGCGGGGAAGCACTCGGCAGCCATCAATCAGGTTCGATGGGAGAAGGCTGGGGCGACTTCTTTGGAATGCACTATCTTGTTAAAAAAGGATTGCAGGAAAAGCCAATTGTTGGAGCATATGTGACAGGGAACGCAGAACGAGGCATCCGCAGTTATGCACTTGATGAGGCACCATACAATTATGGGGATGTTGGCTATGATGTCGGCGGCCCAGAGGTTCACTCAGACGGCGATATTTGGGCATCGATTTTATGGCATGTAAGAGATACATTGATTGATAGACTAGGGAAAACGGAAGCAGAATCAGTCATCGAGCATCTTGTCATGGATGCGATGCCAATCTCCGTTCCTGACCCATCAATGGAAGACATGAGAACCGCCATCATCGCAGCAGATTTTGAACGCTATGATGGAAAGCACTATGAAGCTCTATGGACCGCATTCGCACAACGGGGCTTAGGGGCCAATGCATTATCCAAGGGCGGTGATGATACGGATCCAGTTCCTGGGTTCAACCATCCAGATGGACAGCGAAATGGACAGTTAATTGGTAAGGTCGTTAACGCTGCTACGAATAAACCGATCAAGGATGCACGAATCATCATCGGTGAATTCGAGGCAAGAACAAGCCCAATTGCGATATCCGGGCAAAAGGGTGACTTTGGGGCATATATAACAGAAGGAACCTACGACATTACGATTCAGGCAAAAGGCTTCGGATCCAGGACCATTCGTGATGTAGCCATCAAGGCAGGGGAGAAGAACCGTTTAACGTTCACCATTGGGCCAAACGTCGCTTCGTCCTTTAACGGGGCAGCGATTTCCAACGTATCTGGATCATCGGACAGCAACCCGGTTAAGTTTGCGATTGACGACACGGAAGCCAGTGTGTTCGCATCAAATACGCAGGAAAATGGGTTCCTTGGTGCGGACTTCACCGTTGACCTTGCGGGAGATGAGCCAGTGGAAATTTCTCATGTTCAAGTGAGTGCCATGAAGGATATCTCAGGTTCACGATTTGCCACATTGAAAAACTTCAGCCTGCAGACGTCAATTGACGGTGAAAACTTCACAACCGTCTGGAAAGGAAAGTTTGAAGCCGGGAAGCCAAGACCAACGGTAGCCGACCTTCACTACCAGGGAATCGATCTTCCGCAGCCAGTTGAGGCAAAATACCTTAAATTTGTCGCACATGATGCGCAGGACAATGCAAAAGGCTTCGTTCAAGTGGCTGAAGTGCAAGCCTTCTCTGAGCAAAAATCCAAGATTGAACCGCTTAAACTAGAACCAGAAGCATCGTTTGCAGCTGAAGGCATGGTTCAGGCAGGGAATGCAGGAACAGGAATCGGAAGTCTGGCAGGTGTACCAGCGACTCTCGCCGTTACAGAGAATGAGTTCGTGACAACGCAAAACCCAGAGCCGGCATCCCAGGGGGCAGATGGATATGTTGTGACCCTTCCAGAGCAATATGGGGATGGCATCCATAACTTCACACTAAAAGGAAGCAATGACGGGTCATATGACTATGATGTCTACTTCTATAATAAAAACTTTGAGTTGATTGGAAGTGTCGCTACATCTGGGGCTGACGAAACAGGGGTCATCCCTGGCGGCACACGCTATGTGTATGTCGGATTATATTCGGGAGCAAATGTACCGTTTACTTTTACAGCTGCTAGTCCTTATTAGGGATTATGATAAAAGAAATAACAACCGGAATAGCATGTTAAATCGCATAGGATTTAGCATGCTGTTTTTTTGCCGGCTGTTATATTGCATAGAATCTAAAGGGTTTGGTAAACCCGCTAGTTGAGGAGAAACTTTTTAAAAGATTTATCCAATTTTCTCCGCTAATTCTAAAATAATTCCCTCTGGACCCCGAACGTAGCATAGCTTATAACTTTCTTCATATTGCTGGATCTCACTAAAGATTTCAGTGCCCCTATTTTTCAATTTGGCAACAATGGCTTCAATATCTTCAACAGAGAAGCAAATATGTTGGATACCTAGCGTATTAGCAAAAGGTTGCTGAATCCCTTTTTCATCGGATGGTGTATGAAATTTGACTAACTCTATCCATACCTGACCATCTGGCATCCCAAGTCCTACACATGTCGTTTTAACATCATTTAGCCCAACTATTCTGTCCAACTGTTCTCCAGCCATTTCCCATTCCGCCTGCACTTCAAGTCCTAAATCAATAAAAAACGCCTTAGCCTCTGTTAGATCATTTACATTTATACTTACATGATCGATTCTTTTTATCTTCATATCTCACACCTCTTCTATTCCTGATATTTTTAAACCCAGTATGCGTGTTAGGACTATCTGAAATTCTAATTCGCTTAAAACGGGAATTCTCCTTCAACAAACCAGGCCTGAAGGATGTCGATACATAAGATGCTGATCCTTCCCGGGTAAAACCATCTGAACTTTCAAAAGATTTATATTCATTTAATAATACGGTTTATATATAATACAGTGTAAGAATTACATATTATCGTTAACCAAAAGGGGGTAGTTATATGGAAAACTTTTATCTGTTTGTCCTCATGTGTATTTTTCTCATTATTTTACCTGGTCCCGATACTGCCATTGCGACAAAAAATACAATTGCCATTGGGAGAATCGGAGGATTTAAAACAGTTTTAGGCACTTGTTGCGCCCTTATGATCCACACTTCTGCTGCTGTATTAGGACTTTCGGCAATCATTGTAAAATCAGCGTTATTATTTTCTATCTTCAAATTCGCAGGTGCAGTTTACTTAATTTATCTTGGTGTCAGAACCTTATGGTCTTTGAGAAAAAAAGAAGAAGCAGCCACCGCTGAAGTGATCACCAAAACCCACCCTGAAAACGCATCCTGTTTTAAACAAGGTTTCCTTACCAATATTCTAAATCCCAAAGTGGCTGTCTTTTTCTTAACCTTTTTGCCTCAGTTCGTGGAACCTGGAAGTAATACCTTTATTCCGTTCCTTATGATGGGCATCACTTATACTGTATTGACTGCGGTTTGGTTTGTGCTTTATGTCTCCTTAATCAATCAAATTAGCGCTTTTATGAAAAAACCTAAAACACAAAATATTATTGAAGGAATCACAGGTGCAATACTGATAGGTTTTGGGATAAAACTAGCTCTAGAAAAGGCACATAATTAAGGTGGGTAAGCCCTTTGATTTTAACGATATCAAGGGGTTTTTTTTGTTGGGTAACTAAAATCCGAAAGACTGAAAATGACCTCTCGCTATTTAATGAATTTAAATTACAACTTCCTCAATAATTGAATTTCCCTCAGTTTGTTCTGCATCTAGCCATTTCCATTTCTCAAACAGCCTGATCCGACCGTTAGACAGGATTTCAGGAGTTGATACACATTCTCCTCCTCTAATTTCATTTTTTCTATTAATGTGGTTATACCTAAACTCTAAACATCCATCTTCATTAACAATACCAATTAGTAAGCCTTTGACAATTTCTCCTCCACTGTACGTTGCTGAGATAATATTCCCTTCTTGCTTATATCTAAAGGTTGTTTTTGAAGATACTTCGCCGTTAGCAGTATTATCAATTGATACAAATGTACGATTGTGATAATTAATCATATTTTTCTCCCCTTAATGTTTCTATCCTGGTTACGACCAAGAAGAATACAGAAATTGAAATGACTTCATATGTGATGAGTTCCATATATACATCATAAATGGCAAATCCCATATAACACAATGCAGTCATTTAATCTCTTTTTCGCCGCGTCGTTAGTAAGGTATCAGACCTGAAACCTCCATTGAGTAACAGAGGGCTAAAAGTCCCAAAATTATATAGAAGAATTTAAATTTTAGTTTTCTATAGTGTTAATGTGATATAGTTGAATTAAATTAGTAACAGGTCCTATAAGTTAGTTGTAAAAGGTTTTCAGGATTGGATTTCGGTTTATGAAACAAACTTTATTCGTCATGGAGGGTGTACTTTGCTAACTAACCATTTAGATTTCAGACTTGAACCAAAGGTCAGAGAATTATATGAAGAACATAAGAAAAGGGCGGAGAAGATAGACTGGGGCTATCACGAATTTCTGCCATGGGATAAGGCACAGGATTTCAGACGTGTTCCATGGGACGAAAGCCAGGTAACCCTGCCTGCATCTGTAATTACGGCTGTTGAAACAGCTCTCTTAACAGAAGTGAATCTGCCGTGGTTCACCTCTTATCTGGATCAGACCTTCAAAGGATCATTAACGGTCATCAAGGATTTCGTCCATACCTGGACAGCAGAAGAGGATCAGCATTCAAACCTTCTAGAAACATATCTGCTAATCACGCGTAATGTCAATCCGGACAGGCTTCATCAGCTGCATAAGCAAACCGTGGAAAATGGCTGGAACCCTGACTTCCATACGCCATTTGAGACGATGGTTTATACATCTCTGCAGGAGCTGGCCACCATGGTTTTTTATAATAATGTGGCAAAGGTAGCAGGGCCGCACGATCGGGATTTGTCCAGCCTGCTGCGGCGCCTGGCAAAGGACGAGACCTTGCATTATGCTTTTTACCGGGATGTCATAAAATATCATCTGCAATTGGAGCCTAATTACTGTTACTACCTGGGGAATGTCATCATGAATTTCAAAATGCCAGGTGCCGTCATGCCTGACTTTGAA belongs to Mesobacillus sp. AQ2 and includes:
- a CDS encoding carbohydrate kinase translates to MKKHGIISLGEVIVDLIATDFSNTTFQRLLGGATVNVAVGVSRHGIPSYYLCKLGRDESSKFVESELTKEKVDLSFCSYDSNKEICSVYIYLNELGERYFHSYVNETPDEWITAGELDNGPFQKSKLFYFGSGTLFHPIARKTTEQAIHYAREENLNIAFDTNIRLKRWEGESQCRETILSFVQKADIVKMTEEELQFLTETDTLETGLEYIAQLKIPFLFVTRGKDGAYAIHKNRIVHVPGIPVKAIDTTGAGDAFMAALLSRFHDNGIPNNEAELKEYTEFANKAGALSATKLGAL
- a CDS encoding PAS domain-containing sensor histidine kinase; this translates as MNDVKAVMELTDYSLLDGVSTGILIINSQQEIMFLNKSLSEKLHIEPSMLIGKNTLSPFLQILSEDEDGMMDQFLFDEELCETHLFQCRVRNEETIRLFELSKSVVCDTQGDWKYSIITISDMTATLMDEPHYREAEHRFDTLIQAMDELIFTVNTDHIYTGLYGKWMDRHHPEGNRIIGKRVEDVVRFTPDSKHKAAMDAAFNGSSYIYECEMEINGKSVDFHVSVSPIRNDDGTILSILGVARDITAENTLKKDLKASQDLYQKLIEHSPEMIFVQQDEKVEYMNPAGVKLLKGDSAYDFIGKSIYDFIHHEYHGIVKQRIAQLHVNRNIGVLEEKFICLDGTILFLEVHATQISMNNQTGSLVFARDVSLRREAIQSFVQSEEKFRQLAENISDIFWIKDITSECFTYISPGFEKLIGISPQTISHHDLSPLESYKIEQDNIDSADENGKMVSYNIKLPNGERRWIKERVFYVRNTDSHMTRIAGVAEDITYLKEREELLQKQKKLLMLQNLAAGIAHEVRNPLTSIKGFLQLMNDRIPDHYYQLMELEILNIEKFIEQILQLGKNGNSQLNPVVIVDLLEEAVYKNRDAESRLSLNATGLTRETKLLGNEQQMIDILNNLIENAMDSIENLPFAKVVVEAVTENDLVLINIKDNGKGISPERLKTLGEPHFANHEKGIGLGWMICKKLIEVHKGQLTIQSKLNEGTTVTITLPIL
- a CDS encoding methyl-accepting chemotaxis protein → MKFTTRFSSFTLGTRLLFLFLSLLMVSVITVGVSSYVKARDMAVETVEHRLGREAQLIGFIAENLKFVYVSDEEYFKQQLEANVRLQQKTLKDDGMVSDFFYIREGKAAPFNASKKSAFTFSDKQIQSIQKYRNGVLHSEFNGDDYTIAFNEMKEINGIYVIVIPTSTYMGPVNEMAYFTIIVIIISLLAATIMISLFVKKLTKPLNELRNTMKKVRDGHLQSAPVIRTSIPEINSLQKSYNSMIEQMMKMVTELSATTKELSNTGNSLMDSSQSSLASSQQLVAAIHLVKTGAEQTAASSETSVRSFTDMKDMIEAMVTNMDSVLSSAATMNTSAASGEKNLRELITMIHSFETDFKQLASTVRQVKEYSHSITKLVGMVKAIADQTRLLALNASIEAARAGEAGKGFAVVANEVGSLAEQSAKTAEEITQAIGKMEKITVGATTEFDEIHTKINTNLSMASSSQTSFDELMNGISAVSSRIHSMQNELKDLENTLPQLAEGADRFLSVSQETLASAEEMLVASEGQVDQMEATDQIGMKLNSLATSLSEITNQFSLEGKA
- a CDS encoding STAS domain-containing protein, encoding MSEQTQVDFLQKISDKILLEKQRLIKHKTQLNSHQTSTRIDSQLQEWRENIVDIYALSVASDLETTFEVLKEWGREAVDTLVNYNLPLEIALDEVRDYRNLIGHIIKDEAIELNLPIADFYELLSDFDAVVDRAVHWLSISYTRMFYTRINVAEASALELSIPVIKISDKIGVLPIIGDIDTQRAQELMNKALMKSSEYSLEHLIIDLSGVPIIDTMVADRIFKVVRALSLLGINTILSGIRPEIAQTMVNLGVNVSDIPVTSDLHMAMERLLKVKIA